Proteins encoded together in one Aeromonas encheleia window:
- a CDS encoding LysR substrate-binding domain-containing protein, with amino-acid sequence MKLTLQQLKVFATIARHGNLGLAAGELCLSKGAVSQSLQELERQLATPLFDRVHPRLQLNNEGRLLQPAAEELLTRMQEIEQLFRPDAEPSGQLRLGASQTIGNYLLPSLLADSAHELGLPPRVTIANTHLLCHALANFELDLALIEGENHHPDLVTEPWLEDEMLIIAPPTHPLAAHAALSPERLDGETWVLREPQSGSREQFEQQLQPRLPHWRAGLELNTLEAVMLAVEHGLGLSFVSRLAVADRLQSGRLVALSLSQSFPRRLSLIWHKQKYHSAALRRFLAFCRSQQGPEQARAGALKP; translated from the coding sequence ATGAAGCTGACCCTGCAACAACTCAAGGTGTTCGCCACCATAGCCCGCCACGGCAACCTGGGGCTGGCGGCGGGCGAGCTCTGCCTGAGCAAGGGTGCCGTCTCCCAGTCGCTGCAGGAGCTGGAGCGCCAGCTCGCCACCCCGCTGTTCGACCGGGTGCATCCGCGGCTGCAACTCAACAACGAGGGGCGCCTGCTGCAGCCGGCCGCCGAGGAGCTGTTGACCCGGATGCAGGAGATAGAGCAGCTGTTTCGCCCGGATGCCGAGCCCAGCGGCCAGCTGCGGCTCGGCGCCAGCCAGACCATAGGCAACTACCTGCTGCCGAGCCTGCTGGCCGACAGCGCCCACGAGCTGGGGCTGCCCCCCAGGGTGACCATCGCCAACACCCATCTGCTGTGCCATGCCCTCGCCAACTTCGAGCTGGATCTGGCGCTGATCGAGGGAGAGAACCATCACCCGGATCTGGTGACCGAGCCCTGGCTCGAGGACGAGATGCTGATCATAGCCCCGCCAACCCACCCCCTTGCCGCGCACGCCGCCCTCTCCCCCGAGCGGCTAGACGGCGAAACCTGGGTGCTGCGCGAACCCCAGTCCGGCAGCCGCGAGCAGTTCGAGCAGCAGCTCCAGCCCAGGCTGCCGCACTGGCGGGCGGGGCTCGAGCTCAACACCCTGGAGGCCGTCATGCTGGCGGTGGAGCATGGCCTCGGCCTCTCCTTCGTCTCCCGATTGGCGGTGGCGGATCGGTTGCAGAGCGGCCGCCTGGTGGCGCTCTCCCTCAGCCAGTCCTTCCCCCGCCGACTCTCCCTCATCTGGCACAAGCAGAAGTACCACTCCGCCGCCCTGCGCCGCTTCCTGGCATTTTGCCGCAGCCAGCAAGGCCCTGAGCAGGCACGAGCCGGTGCCTTGAAGCCCTGA
- a CDS encoding pirin family protein, producing the protein MEQQWQRIASRLTDVGGIPVARAIPVKERRTIGPWCFLDHIGPTRFAPGDAGLDVGPHPHIGLQTFTWMLTGEILHRDSLGHEQLIRPGQVNLMTAGHGIVHTEESVAGHPDLHAAQLWIALPEADKDTRPRFDHYPELPSWQEGETRFTLLIGDYQARSAPTLCFSPILGLDLHSRQAQRLRLALDPAFEHGLFALQGQVSIAGEPLAPEQLIYLLPGTQSLEVELAAGARLLLIGGEPLTQPLQIWWNFVSFDREEIRSAALDWESGHPRFGEVTGYPGPRLIAPPLAGL; encoded by the coding sequence ATGGAACAACAGTGGCAACGCATTGCCTCCCGCCTCACCGACGTGGGCGGCATCCCGGTGGCCCGCGCCATCCCGGTCAAGGAGCGGCGCACCATAGGCCCCTGGTGTTTTCTCGACCACATAGGGCCGACCCGCTTTGCCCCCGGGGATGCGGGCCTGGACGTGGGACCCCACCCTCACATCGGTCTGCAGACCTTCACCTGGATGCTGACTGGGGAGATCTTGCACCGCGACAGCCTGGGGCACGAGCAACTTATCCGCCCGGGGCAGGTCAATCTGATGACCGCCGGTCACGGCATAGTGCACACCGAGGAGTCGGTGGCGGGCCACCCCGATCTGCATGCCGCCCAACTCTGGATCGCCCTGCCCGAGGCGGACAAGGATACCCGTCCCCGCTTCGATCACTACCCCGAGCTGCCCAGCTGGCAGGAGGGCGAGACCCGCTTCACCCTGCTGATCGGTGACTATCAGGCCCGCAGCGCGCCTACCCTCTGCTTCTCCCCCATCCTGGGGCTGGACCTGCACAGTCGCCAGGCGCAGCGCCTGCGGCTGGCGCTCGATCCCGCGTTCGAGCACGGCCTGTTCGCCCTGCAGGGTCAGGTCAGCATCGCCGGGGAGCCCCTCGCCCCCGAGCAGCTCATCTACCTGCTGCCGGGTACGCAGAGCCTGGAGGTCGAGCTGGCGGCCGGCGCCCGGTTGCTGCTGATCGGCGGCGAGCCCCTGACCCAGCCGCTGCAGATCTGGTGGAACTTCGTGAGTTTCGACAGGGAGGAGATCCGCAGCGCCGCCCTGGATTGGGAGAGCGGTCATCCGCGCTTCGGTGAGGTGACAGGTTACCCCGGCCCCCGTCTCATCGCCCCGCCCCTTGCCGGGCTCTGA
- the nfo gene encoding deoxyribonuclease IV: MKFIGAHVSAAGGVENTIARAQAIGANAFALFTKNQRQWQAAPLSEASIRAFKQACDKAGFSPEQILPHDSYLINLGHPDPDALAKSRDAFLDELKRCEQLGLCYLNFHPGSHLKQIPEAVSLKLVSESINWALERSQGVSAVIENTAGQGTNLGWSFEHLATIIDGVEDKSRVGICFDTCHAFAAGYDLRSAESCAQVFADFDRIVGFQYLKGMHINGAKCTFGSRVDRHHSLLQGNLGEAVFHHIMNDARFDGIPLILETIDETIWGDEIRWLRSLVKA; the protein is encoded by the coding sequence ATGAAATTTATCGGAGCCCACGTCAGTGCCGCCGGCGGGGTGGAAAACACCATCGCCCGCGCGCAGGCCATCGGGGCCAATGCCTTCGCCCTGTTCACCAAGAACCAGCGCCAATGGCAGGCGGCGCCGCTCTCCGAGGCCAGCATTCGCGCCTTCAAACAGGCCTGCGACAAGGCGGGCTTTAGCCCCGAGCAGATCCTGCCCCACGACAGCTACCTCATCAATCTGGGTCATCCGGACCCCGATGCCCTGGCCAAGTCCAGGGATGCGTTTCTGGACGAGCTCAAGCGCTGCGAGCAGCTTGGCCTCTGCTACCTCAACTTCCATCCCGGCAGCCACCTGAAGCAGATCCCCGAGGCCGTCAGCCTGAAGCTGGTGAGCGAGTCCATCAACTGGGCGCTGGAGCGTAGCCAGGGGGTCAGCGCCGTGATCGAGAACACCGCCGGGCAGGGCACCAACCTCGGCTGGTCGTTCGAGCACCTGGCCACCATCATCGACGGGGTGGAGGACAAGAGCCGGGTCGGCATCTGCTTCGACACCTGCCACGCCTTCGCCGCCGGCTACGATCTGCGCAGCGCCGAGAGCTGTGCCCAGGTGTTTGCGGATTTCGATCGCATCGTGGGCTTTCAGTACCTGAAGGGGATGCACATCAACGGTGCCAAGTGTACCTTCGGTAGCCGGGTCGACCGCCACCACAGCCTGCTGCAAGGGAATCTGGGGGAGGCGGTGTTCCACCACATCATGAACGATGCGCGCTTCGACGGCATTCCGCTGATCCTGGAGACCATAGACGAGACGATCTGGGGTGACGAGATCCGCTGGCTGCGCAGTCTGGTCAAGGCATAA
- a CDS encoding TDT family transporter: MIARTRRSLAAAPTPMAGLALGIASLGWCWENAGQFDGRLQLLGGAIAAALLLILTCKFVLHPRLLWQDLAHPVVGSVVPTYAMATMVVSKAVGLLAPALGQGLWLFAVVLHLLFLATFIWHRAKAFELHHMVPSWFVPPVGIIVADVAYPGGPFAGLANGLLWFGMICYGLMLPLMLYRLIFSHEVPDAAKPTIAILAAPASLSLAGYLTVSQDPSLLLVATLLGIALLMTGIIYLAFVKLLRLPFSPGFAAFTFPLVIGATALFKVAHLLAQWPEAAHYAAQITRLAYVELGVATLIVGYVALRYLMFFLPLGQARMTVANPPLARR, from the coding sequence ATGATCGCAAGAACCCGCCGCTCCCTGGCCGCCGCCCCGACCCCCATGGCAGGGCTGGCACTCGGGATCGCCAGCCTTGGCTGGTGTTGGGAAAACGCCGGTCAGTTCGATGGTCGCCTGCAACTGCTGGGCGGGGCCATCGCCGCGGCCCTGCTGCTGATCCTCACCTGCAAGTTCGTGCTGCACCCGCGGCTGCTGTGGCAGGATCTGGCCCACCCCGTGGTCGGCAGCGTGGTGCCCACCTATGCCATGGCCACCATGGTGGTCTCCAAGGCCGTCGGGTTGCTGGCGCCGGCGCTCGGCCAGGGGCTCTGGCTGTTTGCGGTGGTGCTGCACCTGCTGTTCCTGGCCACCTTCATCTGGCACCGGGCCAAGGCGTTCGAGCTCCATCACATGGTGCCGAGCTGGTTCGTGCCGCCGGTCGGGATCATAGTGGCGGACGTCGCCTATCCGGGCGGCCCCTTCGCCGGGCTGGCCAACGGTCTGCTCTGGTTCGGCATGATCTGCTACGGCCTGATGCTGCCGTTGATGCTCTATCGCCTCATCTTCAGCCACGAGGTGCCGGATGCCGCCAAGCCGACCATCGCCATCCTGGCCGCCCCCGCCAGCCTCTCCTTGGCCGGCTACCTGACCGTGAGCCAGGATCCGTCGCTGCTGCTGGTGGCCACCCTGCTCGGGATAGCACTCCTGATGACGGGCATCATCTACCTGGCCTTCGTCAAGCTGCTGCGTCTGCCGTTCTCGCCAGGGTTTGCCGCCTTCACCTTCCCGCTGGTGATAGGTGCCACCGCCCTGTTCAAGGTGGCTCACCTGCTGGCGCAGTGGCCTGAGGCGGCGCACTATGCGGCGCAGATCACCCGGCTGGCCTATGTCGAGCTCGGTGTGGCGACCCTGATCGTCGGTTACGTGGCGCTGCGTTACCTGATGTTTTTCTTGCCCCTTGGCCAGGCGCGCATGACGGTGGCAAACCCGCCTCTGGCGCGTCGCTGA
- the lpxM gene encoding lauroyl-Kdo(2)-lipid IV(A) myristoyltransferase (LpxM is lauroyl-Kdo(2)-lipid IV(A) myristoyltransferase, an enzyme characterized in Escherichia coli and involved in biosynthesis of the form of lipid A found in that species and some closely related species.): MSSQDPVFDSSFQPRLLHPRYWPSWLALGALGVFAFVPPRWRDRLADALAPLVLKISKKQVYIARTNLAICFKEKSEAERDAILMASIRVGLKSLLGFGEFTVRSPKYLMTRIQVSGWEYIEAEQAAGRPVILVVPHSWPIDAAGYYFSQRGVPMCTMMKSARNPVFDWHINRERAKNGCRVYERSAGIKPVIKAVKSGLSFFYLPDQDHGREASIFAPFFDYPKATLPALPRLVKLTGAKAVPVLACYDEAAHCYKLEIEAPFADYPSEDLLADTCRMNDCVERQLTRHPGQYMWFLKIFDTREGQEGPDGLYEEGIRRIRRGLSPHP, from the coding sequence ATGTCCTCCCAAGATCCCGTTTTTGACTCCTCTTTTCAGCCCCGTTTGCTGCATCCCCGTTACTGGCCGAGCTGGCTGGCCCTGGGTGCCCTCGGCGTGTTCGCCTTCGTGCCGCCGCGCTGGCGCGACAGGCTGGCCGACGCCCTGGCGCCGCTGGTGCTCAAGATCTCGAAGAAACAGGTCTATATCGCCAGGACCAACCTCGCCATCTGCTTCAAGGAGAAGAGCGAGGCCGAGCGGGACGCCATCCTGATGGCCTCCATCCGGGTTGGCCTCAAGAGCCTGCTTGGCTTCGGCGAGTTCACGGTGCGCAGCCCAAAATACCTGATGACGCGGATCCAGGTGAGCGGCTGGGAGTACATAGAGGCAGAGCAGGCCGCCGGCCGACCGGTGATCCTGGTGGTGCCCCACAGCTGGCCCATCGATGCGGCGGGTTACTACTTCTCCCAGCGTGGCGTGCCCATGTGCACCATGATGAAGAGCGCCCGCAACCCGGTGTTCGACTGGCACATCAACCGCGAGCGGGCCAAGAATGGCTGCCGCGTCTATGAGCGCAGCGCCGGCATCAAGCCGGTGATCAAGGCGGTCAAATCCGGCCTGAGTTTCTTCTACCTGCCGGATCAGGATCATGGCCGCGAGGCGAGCATCTTTGCCCCCTTCTTCGACTATCCCAAGGCGACCCTGCCGGCCCTGCCACGGCTGGTGAAGCTGACCGGCGCCAAGGCGGTGCCGGTACTGGCCTGCTATGACGAGGCGGCGCACTGCTACAAGCTGGAGATAGAGGCCCCCTTCGCCGACTACCCGAGCGAGGATCTGCTGGCCGACACCTGTCGCATGAACGATTGCGTCGAGCGGCAGCTGACCCGTCACCCCGGGCAGTACATGTGGTTCCTCAAGATCTTCGATACCCGCGAGGGACAGGAGGGGCCGGACGGCCTCTACGAAGAGGGGATCCGGCGCATTCGCCGTGGGCTCTCGCCCCATCCCTGA
- a CDS encoding glycoside hydrolase family 3 protein, which yields MKYHRLALTIGALLLAGCNNDNDSTPKPEQPDLGHRSVALIEQDGLQFKDLDASGDLTPYEDWRLGADERARDLVARLTLAQKAGLMMHGTLVLDGEGRVNLAAMDKMLKSDGVNTFITRMAGDPAAIAEDNNRLQALLEGVGLGIPMTVSTDPRNHFTHDPNATSIGAGAFSQWPETLGLAAIGDAALVQRFGDIARQEYRAVGIQEALSPQADLATEPRWGRINGTFGENNQLAKSLVKAYIEGFQQGSDGIGPQSVVTVVKHFAGAGPQKDGLDAHNPWGKEQVYPGGQFAYHLVPFEGAFEAKVGAVMPYYALPEGLTHEGQAIEEVGFGFNRQILTELLRGHFGFEGVVLSDWGIVNDCNARCEEGLSQEEVAAGVSPWTVPFGMSWGVENLTKAQRYAKAIAAGVDQFGGVEDPAPLLAAVQAGLVTEAAVSNSALRILEQKFALGLFENPYVDAQAAVTLVGNSAFQQEAQAAQAAAHVLLKNDGALLPLKAEGKRVYLHNVNAEVATANGYTVVTDLAQADLAIARVNAPGEQDPRFPFGSIHFGQLGFASSDQVEQETAHEGVYHGADELAAIQAIEQAGVPLVLSVYLDRPAILTEVAPAAQVLLANFGALDQALFDVISGKAKARGKLPFELPSSWQAVLNQQSDVASDSASPLYPYGAGLDY from the coding sequence ATGAAATACCACCGTCTCGCCCTGACCATAGGCGCCCTGCTGCTGGCAGGGTGCAACAATGACAACGACTCCACCCCCAAGCCCGAGCAACCCGACCTGGGGCACCGCTCGGTGGCCCTGATCGAGCAGGATGGCCTGCAATTCAAGGATCTGGATGCCAGCGGCGACCTGACCCCCTATGAAGACTGGCGCCTCGGTGCCGACGAGCGGGCGCGGGATCTGGTGGCGCGACTCACCCTGGCCCAGAAGGCGGGGCTGATGATGCACGGCACCCTGGTGCTAGACGGAGAGGGGCGGGTCAATCTGGCCGCCATGGACAAGATGCTGAAGAGTGATGGGGTCAACACCTTCATCACCCGCATGGCCGGCGATCCGGCGGCGATCGCCGAGGACAACAACCGGCTGCAGGCGCTGCTGGAGGGGGTCGGCCTTGGCATCCCGATGACGGTCAGCACAGATCCGCGCAATCACTTCACCCATGATCCCAATGCCACCAGCATCGGCGCCGGCGCCTTCTCCCAGTGGCCAGAGACACTGGGTCTCGCCGCCATCGGCGATGCCGCCCTGGTGCAGCGCTTCGGCGACATCGCCCGCCAGGAGTACCGCGCCGTGGGGATCCAGGAGGCCCTGTCACCCCAGGCGGATCTTGCGACCGAGCCGCGCTGGGGCCGCATCAACGGCACCTTCGGCGAGAACAACCAGCTTGCCAAGTCCCTGGTCAAGGCCTACATCGAGGGCTTCCAGCAGGGGAGTGACGGCATAGGCCCGCAGAGCGTCGTTACCGTGGTCAAGCACTTCGCCGGGGCCGGCCCGCAGAAGGACGGGCTGGATGCCCACAACCCCTGGGGCAAGGAGCAGGTCTATCCGGGGGGCCAGTTCGCCTACCATCTGGTGCCCTTCGAGGGAGCCTTCGAGGCCAAGGTGGGGGCTGTCATGCCCTACTATGCCCTGCCGGAGGGCTTGACCCATGAGGGACAGGCCATCGAGGAGGTGGGCTTTGGCTTCAACCGCCAGATCCTGACCGAGCTGTTGCGGGGCCACTTCGGATTCGAGGGGGTGGTGCTCAGCGACTGGGGCATAGTCAACGACTGCAACGCCCGCTGCGAGGAGGGGTTGAGTCAGGAGGAGGTGGCGGCCGGCGTCAGCCCCTGGACTGTGCCCTTTGGCATGTCCTGGGGGGTGGAGAACCTGACCAAGGCCCAGCGCTACGCCAAGGCCATCGCCGCCGGGGTGGATCAGTTCGGTGGTGTTGAGGATCCGGCCCCCCTGCTGGCGGCCGTGCAGGCGGGTCTGGTGACCGAGGCGGCGGTGTCGAACTCGGCCCTGCGCATCCTCGAGCAGAAGTTCGCACTGGGACTGTTTGAGAACCCCTACGTGGATGCCCAGGCGGCGGTGACCCTGGTCGGCAACAGCGCCTTCCAGCAGGAGGCCCAGGCGGCGCAGGCGGCGGCCCACGTGCTGCTGAAGAATGACGGCGCCTTGCTGCCACTCAAGGCCGAGGGCAAACGGGTCTATCTCCATAACGTCAATGCCGAGGTGGCGACGGCCAATGGCTATACGGTGGTGACGGATCTGGCCCAGGCCGATCTCGCCATCGCTAGGGTCAATGCCCCCGGCGAGCAGGATCCCCGCTTCCCGTTTGGCAGCATCCACTTCGGTCAGCTTGGCTTCGCCAGCAGCGATCAGGTGGAGCAGGAGACCGCCCATGAGGGGGTCTACCATGGGGCGGACGAGCTGGCCGCCATCCAGGCCATCGAGCAGGCCGGGGTGCCGCTGGTGCTGTCGGTCTATCTGGACAGGCCCGCCATCCTGACCGAGGTGGCCCCTGCGGCCCAGGTGTTGCTGGCCAACTTCGGTGCCCTGGATCAGGCGCTGTTCGACGTCATCAGCGGCAAGGCCAAGGCCAGGGGCAAGCTGCCGTTCGAGCTGCCCTCCAGCTGGCAGGCGGTGCTGAACCAGCAGTCGGATGTGGCGAGCGACTCTGCCAGCCCGCTCTACCCCTATGGTGCCGGGCTTGACTACTGA
- a CDS encoding PA4780 family RIO1-like protein kinase, producing the protein MKIPNRIQPLVDDGLVDDVISRLMSGKEADVYVVRCGDEIRCAKVYKEAAKRSFKQAVVYQEGRKVRNSRSARAMEKGSKYGRKQHEEVWQNTEVDALFKLAAAGVRVPKPYVCLDGVLLMELITDEEGNVAPRLNDVALSPEQALADHAKVIRYVVRMLCAGLIHGDLSEFNVLVDSKGPVIIDLPQVVDAAANNQAKAMLERDVNNMRNYYGMYAPELLQTRYAKEMWALFEDGKLSPESELTGLFEESTEAIDLSAVLHEIESAEEEAMERRARMNAEQEEEF; encoded by the coding sequence ATGAAAATTCCAAATCGAATCCAACCTCTGGTTGATGACGGCCTGGTCGACGATGTCATCAGCCGGCTGATGAGCGGCAAAGAAGCCGACGTCTATGTGGTGCGCTGCGGCGACGAGATCCGCTGCGCCAAAGTCTATAAAGAGGCGGCCAAACGCAGCTTCAAACAGGCCGTGGTGTATCAGGAAGGGCGCAAGGTGCGTAACAGCCGCAGCGCCCGTGCCATGGAGAAGGGCTCCAAGTACGGTCGCAAGCAGCACGAAGAGGTGTGGCAGAACACCGAGGTGGACGCCCTGTTCAAGCTGGCCGCCGCCGGCGTGCGGGTGCCCAAGCCCTATGTCTGCCTCGATGGCGTGCTCCTGATGGAGCTGATCACCGACGAGGAGGGCAATGTGGCGCCCCGCCTCAACGACGTGGCGCTCAGCCCCGAGCAGGCGCTGGCCGATCACGCCAAGGTGATCCGTTACGTGGTGCGCATGCTCTGCGCCGGCCTCATCCACGGGGATCTCTCCGAGTTCAACGTGCTGGTGGATAGCAAGGGCCCCGTCATCATCGATCTGCCCCAGGTGGTGGACGCCGCCGCCAACAACCAGGCCAAGGCGATGCTGGAGCGGGATGTCAACAACATGCGCAACTACTACGGCATGTATGCGCCCGAGCTGCTCCAGACCCGTTATGCCAAGGAGATGTGGGCGCTGTTTGAAGATGGCAAGCTCAGCCCGGAGAGCGAGCTGACCGGTCTGTTCGAGGAGAGCACCGAGGCCATCGATCTCAGTGCCGTGCTGCACGAGATCGAGAGTGCGGAGGAGGAGGCGATGGAACGCCGTGCCCGCATGAATGCCGAGCAGGAAGAGGAGTTCTGA
- a CDS encoding LpxL/LpxP family acyltransferase — translation MATMSSQDPVFDTSFHPRLLHPRLWGSWLALGLLSLLAWTPARWRDRLADGLAPVLLRFSKKQVYIAETNLKICFPALDAAGRKRLLLKSIRVGLKTFMGFGELTWRGKTFLKSRIKVRGWEHIEAELTAGRPMILVVPHTWAVDMIGRYLTDEGVPLCTMMKSPKDLVFDWYINRERSKGGRVYERSVGIKPAIKALRGGDSFFYLPDQDHGREASLFVPFFGHPKATLPALPKLVKLTGARAVPILACYDEDEGCYRLEVEPPFDPYPTADLVADVNAMNRMVEQQLSRFPEQYMWFLKIFETQEHQEGEDGLYEEGIRRIRQGLPPEP, via the coding sequence ATGGCGACCATGTCCTCACAAGATCCGGTGTTCGACACCTCATTTCATCCGCGCCTGTTGCACCCGCGTCTGTGGGGAAGCTGGCTGGCACTCGGCCTGCTCTCCCTGTTGGCCTGGACACCGGCCCGCTGGCGGGACAGGTTGGCCGACGGGCTGGCGCCCGTGCTGCTGCGGTTTTCCAAGAAACAAGTCTATATCGCCGAGACCAACCTCAAGATCTGCTTCCCCGCACTGGATGCGGCCGGGCGCAAGCGGCTGTTGCTCAAGTCCATCCGGGTCGGCCTCAAGACTTTCATGGGCTTTGGCGAGCTCACCTGGCGCGGCAAGACCTTCCTCAAGAGTCGCATCAAGGTGCGTGGCTGGGAGCATATAGAGGCCGAGCTGACCGCCGGACGCCCCATGATCTTGGTGGTGCCCCACACCTGGGCGGTGGACATGATAGGTCGCTACCTGACCGATGAGGGGGTGCCGCTCTGCACCATGATGAAGAGCCCCAAGGATCTTGTGTTCGACTGGTATATCAACCGCGAGCGCAGCAAGGGCGGGCGGGTGTATGAGCGCAGCGTCGGCATCAAGCCCGCCATCAAGGCCCTGCGCGGGGGGGACAGCTTCTTCTACCTGCCGGATCAGGATCATGGCCGCGAGGCGAGCCTGTTCGTGCCCTTCTTCGGCCACCCCAAGGCCACCCTGCCGGCCCTGCCCAAGCTGGTGAAGCTGACCGGTGCCAGGGCGGTGCCCATCCTGGCCTGTTATGACGAGGATGAAGGCTGCTATCGGCTGGAGGTGGAGCCGCCCTTCGACCCTTATCCCACGGCGGATCTGGTGGCGGACGTCAATGCCATGAACCGTATGGTGGAGCAGCAGCTCAGCCGCTTCCCGGAGCAGTACATGTGGTTTCTCAAGATCTTCGAGACCCAGGAGCATCAGGAGGGGGAAGACGGCCTCTATGAAGAGGGGATCCGGCGCATCCGGCAGGGGCTGCCCCCCGAGCCCTGA
- a CDS encoding Gfo/Idh/MocA family protein: MQTEELTGAPLRWGIAGAGAIARRFCQDVNLHAGAGRVVAIAARDQGRANAFAREQGLALAYGSYQALAESTEVDAVYVAVIHPEHAGLIRQMLLAGKHVLVEKPAVTRVADWDALVALAHERGLLLLEAMKVMCFPAMRALLARLPALPAPRSLRAAFGSVQERGGKLFDPGLDGGAGWDVGVYPLWLYAAFCERLGLAAGEPELRLVRAEGEVDLAAHFVFNGPLAAELGASIVEDLDKSAYLSGDVNGERWELVLEGKWWNPQHVRLLSAGPLAHWPEDIHLPVLGGGMQHEADHFADCVRQGLLDSPWLPQALSRRVLGWVEAGLQIGR; encoded by the coding sequence ATGCAAACAGAGGAACTGACGGGGGCGCCACTGCGCTGGGGCATCGCCGGGGCGGGGGCCATAGCGCGCCGTTTCTGCCAGGATGTGAACCTGCACGCCGGCGCGGGCCGGGTGGTGGCGATCGCCGCCCGTGATCAGGGGCGGGCGAACGCGTTTGCCCGGGAGCAGGGACTGGCGCTGGCCTATGGCAGCTACCAGGCGCTGGCCGAGAGCACCGAGGTCGATGCCGTCTATGTGGCGGTGATCCACCCGGAGCATGCCGGGCTGATCAGGCAGATGTTGCTGGCAGGCAAGCACGTGCTGGTGGAGAAACCCGCCGTCACCCGGGTGGCGGATTGGGATGCGCTGGTGGCGCTTGCCCATGAGCGTGGCCTCTTGCTGCTCGAGGCCATGAAGGTGATGTGCTTCCCGGCCATGCGCGCCCTGCTGGCGCGGCTGCCCGCCTTGCCCGCTCCCCGCTCGCTGCGGGCGGCGTTCGGCTCGGTGCAGGAGCGAGGCGGCAAGCTGTTTGATCCTGGCCTGGACGGCGGTGCCGGCTGGGACGTCGGCGTCTATCCGCTCTGGCTCTATGCCGCCTTCTGTGAGCGACTGGGGCTGGCGGCGGGAGAGCCCGAGCTGCGTCTGGTGCGGGCCGAGGGGGAGGTGGATCTCGCGGCGCACTTCGTGTTTAACGGGCCCCTTGCGGCCGAACTCGGCGCCTCCATAGTCGAGGATCTCGACAAGAGTGCCTATCTGAGCGGAGATGTGAACGGAGAGCGCTGGGAGCTGGTACTGGAGGGCAAGTGGTGGAACCCGCAGCATGTTCGCCTGCTATCCGCCGGGCCCCTGGCCCATTGGCCTGAGGATATTCACCTGCCGGTGCTGGGGGGCGGCATGCAGCATGAGGCGGATCACTTCGCCGATTGCGTCCGCCAGGGGCTGCTGGACTCCCCCTGGCTGCCCCAGGCCCTGAGCCGCCGGGTGCTGGGCTGGGTCGAGGCGGGGCTGCAGATCGGGCGCTGA